Within Amycolatopsis sp. FDAARGOS 1241, the genomic segment AGCGCCGCGAGGTGCGCGGTGAGCGCCGACGTCGCCTGGATGTTCTCCGCACCCACCTGGTCGACGTCGCCGCGGGTCGCGAGGCGGTCGATCAGCACCGTCGGCACGTCGAGCGACACCAGCTCCCCGATCACGGCCCCGTCGCCCGGGGAAGGAGTCACCAACAGACCGTCGACGCGACGGGACCGCAGGGCCCGCACCACGTCACGTTCGGACGCCACGGTGTCGTGCGTGTCGGCGAGCAGCACGGTGTACCCGTTGGCCGACGCCTCCCGTTCGATCGCCTGCATCAGCGCCGCGAAGTAGGGGTTCGCCACGAGCGAGATCGCCATGCCGATCGACCGCGTTCCGCCCGTCACCAGCGAGCGGGCGATCGCGTCGCCCGTGTAGCCGGTCTTCTCGATCGCCCGCAGCACGGCGGTCTTCGTGTCTTCCGCGACCGCGCGCGTGCCGTTGACGACGTGCGAAACCGTCGTGATCGACACCCCGGCGAGGTCGGCGATGTCGCGCTGGGTCGGGCGGGTGGAGCGGGGCCTTGGCATGTCAGTCCTTCACGGGAGCTCATTCGCAAGCGTTTGCGCAAACGC encodes:
- a CDS encoding LacI family DNA-binding transcriptional regulator, which gives rise to MPRPRSTRPTQRDIADLAGVSITTVSHVVNGTRAVAEDTKTAVLRAIEKTGYTGDAIARSLVTGGTRSIGMAISLVANPYFAALMQAIEREASANGYTVLLADTHDTVASERDVVRALRSRRVDGLLVTPSPGDGAVIGELVSLDVPTVLIDRLATRGDVDQVGAENIQATSALTAHLAALGHRRIGMISGAPGLTTSEERVLGYRLGLGRSGLAWSPDLVACGNSRRDGGALALSTLLALPEPPTALVVANDSMMVGVLHEARRRGLRIGRDLPVVVYDEVEWADLVDPPLTTMAQPIEEIGRQAVRLLLARIADPSRAAETVRLPPTLCHRESCGCSGAA